A single Balaenoptera ricei isolate mBalRic1 chromosome 13, mBalRic1.hap2, whole genome shotgun sequence DNA region contains:
- the C13H2orf49 gene encoding ashwin, giving the protein MMAGDVGGRSCPDSELLLHPELLSQEFLLLTLEQKNITVENDMRVHKDSLTDLYVQHAIPLPQRDLPKNRWGKVMEKKREQHEIKNETKRSSTADGFRKRPLIVFDGSSTSTSIKVKKSENGDNDRLKSRPQAGATSNAFRKLSDSSSGVSPLILSSNLPTNNRMEHNNNDTKQNHDLMHRKSPCGPVKSPPLSPVGTTPVKLKRAAPKEEAEAEAANNLKPPEAKRKIQHVTWP; this is encoded by the exons ATGATGGCGGGGGATGTGGGCGGTCGCAGCTGCCCCGATTCGGAGCTGCTGCTGCACCCGGAGCTGCTGTCCCAGGAGTTCCTTCTCCTCACCCTGGAGCAG AAGAACATAACTGTTGAAAATGACATGAGAGTACACAAAGACAGTCTTACCGATCTTTATGTTCAGCATGCAATACCACTGCCGCAGAGAGATTTGCCAAAGAATAGATGGGGGAAagtgatggaaaagaaaagagaacaacaTGAGATAAAAAATGAGACGAAAAG GAGTAGCACCGCAGACGGGTTTCGGAAAAGACCCCTCATCGTGTTTGACGGGAGTTCAACAAGTACAAGCATAAAAGTGAAGAAGAGCGAGAACGGAGACAATGACCGACTCAAGTCCCGGCCTCAGGCCGGCGCTACCAGTAATGCCTTTCGAAAATTGTCAGATTCCTCTTCAGGTGTTTCACCCCTAATTTTGTCTTCCAATTTGCCTACGAACAATAGAATGGAACACAATAATAATGACACTAAACAGAACCATGACTTAATGCATAGGAAAAGTCCTTGCGGCCCCGTGAAGTCGCCGCCTTTGTCGCCTGTAGGAACTACTCCAGTGAAGTTAAAGCGAGCCGCTCCCAAGGAGGAGGCCGAGGCCGAGGCCGCG AATAACCTGAAGCCCCCAGAAGCAAAGAGGAAGATACAGCATGTTACATGGCCGTGA